TCtcattgaaattttgatttctatCTAAGAACTTACCTTTTTCATGATACTTATcacctttttcttttaattttttttcaatagtttAGGCATGAAAGTAAAAAGTATGTAACGTTGTACAAAGAGATCGTCTACATGATTTGCTATATGTATTACACTCTTGATTTTCAAGAGAAGtagatgtaataaaaatactcgtataacaGACACCGTCAAtcataaatcaaatttttatgaatCATCCATCCGCCATCGGATAAGACATCAATTTAAGCTGCATGCCGCATTTCCTTCGTCTTAAACGTCACGGATGTGGAGAGAGCGCGGGAAACGGGAAACAATAGCATAGACAATAGCGGCAAATTGGCGCGAATTAGACTTTCTTCTTTTGACCGAGTTTAGAATTTTCTCGTGAGATTTTGCTCAGCATTGCTTTGGATTCTTTTAACTGTAATAAACGATTTTTAACTGATTAGAAACTGtgattttgattgaatttttaataaatttattttaccataATAGTAGTGCGGgatgtagtttactgtaaaaaagtaataacttTGTATTTTAGTGTTGGtaaaattgtgtaaataaatgaataatttactcACAATGCGTAACTGTAATATTGCCATCATTCAGTTATGATATTTAGGTGTTTTTAGATTATAAGGTTCTTCCTcttcattataatttactgTTCCCCTGGGAATTTTCatgatttatgtaagtattataggctaactttaaaaaaatgattctGCAATTTcccataagtatttattatccaATGACCCAGTTCattttctgttttaaaatgtgttaGATATTAGACTTGACTCTTCAACCGCTAAATCCGTTATTTCCGACAACcgcaaatattttagaaaatcatTGATGTCTCTGACGAATCTTCACACCAAGTTGTATCTTGCGGTAAGACCGGTTTATCGTCTGTGTGATGTCTGTCAGTCACCAATCTAGCACACCTCGTGATCAAtctgttttacaaattataatattgaccTGCTTTGTTTGTCAAGGTCGCTTTGAAACAACATTTATCGTCAGTCAATATTTCCTACAGGTATACCTATTCGCAAAAATTGGAATATTATAAGACATAGGAGTAGGTACATATCGTGTGGTTTCTAATACTTTACTAGAGATAGAAAtactctatttattttaaaaaagcgaCTAAAAGAAATGGGCACAATGGTTCGGTagtcaaaaataaacttttattgttgtacaataaaaataaggtataacaattttacaataatttttttttggctgACGTATAtgacatgtttatttttataaaaataaaaaaataaactattctaaattacagactaaaaatattattatttaaattttggccCCTAGGAAGGGTTCCCATGATGCAGGCAGCATTCCCGCGCTGTATTGCAATACCAATACGCTGCGCAAGGGTCACCTGTTGCCTCCTTCAGACGTTTGCTTTGGGCACAATCATCTAGTGTAGTTTTCACCATGAACCAATATGGGTTAAGTTCtcctgtaaaggttgcggcGGTTAGACGAGAGTCGCTTAAAAACGGACTTGCCTTTAACCTAGATTGATTAAAAGGCGCACGTCAGACTCAGTTCTAAAGACCTAAGGAAGTAACCATGATAAACGCCTGAAGGAAGAAGATATACTTTATATcgtaacatataaatacatgatCTGAACGAGGTCAAATGGGAGTCGTATCGTATAGTTAATTTGCTGTCTActggatccatggtcaaagtcGAGTCCGGGCTTCTCCCATTGCAACTGAGACAAACACTAGGATAAAGACATACTGCGTATCTTCCATTTACAGATTGCTCTTTTCAAAACCTTAATAAAATTCCTAAGACGTCcataagaaaacaaacaattatcCATTACACCGTTTTAGGCCGCCCAGACGCCTGCGGGTAATAAAAAGCCGACGTTCCTTTTTTGAAACGAGCGGAAGTGTCGATTTCGATTATGGAACGTCCGTCCGTTGGCGGGAAGGTCGGTTTCCTGTAAATGTGGCGGGAACAGTGGTCGCGTTTTGCCCTGTCGGTTgttactaaaaattaaacatacatacacacataaaatcacatcttttccgtcacggggtagacagagcaacagTCTCCAAAAGAATAAAAGGCTCTAGGGCCCGCAATGATGGAAacgacattcaaatagtgacaggttgttagcccatggcctaaaaggagaatcctcagtttgtattatattagtatacatatagtTCTGTCCCTTtccctttattgacttttacaatatgcacGGGCAGAGAAGCACCATTCCCAGCGAACGGTAAGACGCGTTTATCTAGGTTTTGAAGTATCATTTAATTTGgggctatttatttttccattcTTAAATATCTATTAGAATGTAGCTAACATCGAAGAATATCTGTCACGCCGTGTAAGCACCAATTTGAAAGCACTTATTAGCTGCCGCCATAACAATACTTTCACCGCGCATGCGCCGGAGGACGGAAGTGCGCGACGAACAGAATCCTACCAGCTGCGCGCGCAAAAAATAACGCACGCGTTGTTTCTGTAATGTGCGGTTGGGAACCGCGGCTTCACCTGCgtgaattaagtttttattcctGCCTCAGTCTTTAACAATTAACTTAGGAACTTGTAGTGCCTTTAATTGTTAACTTAGATTCCTGAATTTCACTTAAGAAAAAGGCATTttcttatgtatgtagtaagaGGCTACGAAGTAAAGTAATAAGTTTATTCTAGATCTAAGTAAAAAAGGGTCAGAGTTAATGGACTTATTCGTATTCAAgtgattcaaattaaataaatctacaaCTCAAATGACAtgcttatattatacataaacaacgcctcttccccggaggggtaggcagagactacatctttccacttcccACACCTTCCATACCTTCTTGATTTTTCTGATTACCTCTCTAATCTTATATTATACTCCTCTCTTATACTCCAGCTAAAGTTTGTACTACGTTTGTTACGTAAAACTCGCAAGGTTTTCAAATTATACCCCACATAGAGCCAATAAAAACCCAATCATATTAATTTCGAGCACACAAAAGCAGAATTGATCAGAAAACGGAAATCCAACATTACGGCAAGGCTGCCAACTGTTATACAAACAGTGCTGCCAACAATGCGATAGGATGTCCGCTGTGGGGATACAAAAAGTTTGGACTCCGGAAACGGATGTGATCGCGAATAGAGTTAATCGGTTTTTGTTATGTCATTTTATGTTTGATTTCTGGGTTGTAGCGAGTACTATACTTAAAATGTCCTGGCTATAATCCTGTGTGGAATGGccttggattgggtgagtcaggtttttacacgaagcgactctcgtctgacctccgcaatctttgcaggagAACTAAACCCATATCGGATCATTGCAAATCAGATGATTgaaatgtgtaggtttcctcacgatgttttttaTCGTTGTAAATACACTAATGAAAGGTACTAAAACCGTAATAACTATGCACATAAAGGGACACAGTGATATTGGGAATGTCAAtcagaacatacatacatacataaaatttcgcctctttctcggaggggtaggcagagactacatctttccacttatacttttcgcttcatccacattcataattctctttgtgcaagctcggcggtttctggtaaaaattagaaatttatGGAATATAAATTTGTCCCACTGGAATAATGCCTAAAAAtaggcattttttttaactaaccctattacctacatactcgtaataatCAAGAATTCAAAAGTATCACGAAAAATTTAATagagtttaaatattaattttagtttaactACTTCTCTTTACACTTCCACAatcataaacatttaatttggTTACAATAGGTCTTAACTATCTAGGTACAGATTGCGTGCACGCATAATACTACTCCTCAAGGAGTCTGAATTATTccctaaatataaattacgaaaaacttTTAATAGTCCCATTACCGAGAGCCAGTAACCTATTCCTGACATACGCGGCAACTATTCTTAACATCttatgtatttatcataattatgGATCTTTCCAGACTTTCACATCGCCGCAAGAGAAAATGCCGAGCCAAACGCGATGCGACCGCGTCCCGCCGACAGATGGCGCCTGGCCGTTTTTCGGATTACACGAAGATGATTTACCGTTaggtaagtttaaaaaattttgtttaaaaagaaCCGCCTCTCATCGATATCctctttttttgaagtcggtataataaaaactttttaagtgtaacaaacattttcTTGCAAACCGCATCAATATCGGTTCAGTGTAACGCGACATAATCGCGGATCCAATTCAGAGCCAACtgttttcaaaagactgaaaggccacgtttagctgtatggcttagtaatggaatcgagattcaaataatgacagattgctagtccatcCCCCACGAGTAGAATCCCGAGTCTATTGGCCTCTCCCATACAACATCCACGGCAAaggtatggagtggtcctcttcTAATGTGACGGACACAACACTACACAAACCTACATACCAttctaattaattatgaaGAACTAGAGGCCGTTCGCGACttcattcccgcggggactccgggataaaaattagcctatatgttattctgggccttcagctacctacacatgtaccaaatttcatcgtactatgttcaatagtttttgcgtgaaagagtaacaaaaacccatactgacatacaaattttcgcatttataatattagtagtacCAATTATAAGTCTAGgaccaattgaaaaaataaagaatgtgTATAGTACATTCACCCACCTCCTCTCAGACCCGCGCTCCTGGGGCCGGGCAGAAGTCGGGCGGTGGGTGGCGAGCCGCGGCGGGCTGCCGGAGCGGTTCCCCATGAACGGGAAGGCGCTCTGTCTCATGTCCAAAGACATGTTCTCCGCTAGGGTGCCTCACAACGGTCATGTGTTATACCAGGTTAGTacattacagtaattctagtacaaaggtgctacttatttcaaaagaaatctcttccagtagacccatgagaggagatatgaattttggagcagtatggcgtgtgcataaataacgtttaacatatttaactaaacatacatgctaatacttacataattaaacatggaacaattaaataaatgacaatatacatttttatatataaaattctcgtggcacaatgttcgttcccgtactcctctgaAACGGCTTGATCGATTCTCATGAAAAATGTGAGCATATTGactaggtctgagaatcggccaacatctatttttcatacccctcaGTGATAAGAGTTGTCCCTTTGCGTTTTTATAACtagaaatttcttaaaaattatttatatggcaaaacaacgtttgacGGGACAACTAGTATGTTATAAGTTATAAACTTTACGATTCCCCCATATCTTTTATTATGCGAATTGTTATAATCTTCAATTCGCTCTTACAACTGAGGGATTTTGATTAGAGCTTGCGTGCATTAGCTTATACACAATTTTGCTAAGCATTGGACAGTTCGAGTCGTGTGCTCcaaattcccaaaaaaaaaacatcatcaatcaaaaaatcatacataaagtcgcgcctctttcccagaggggaaGTGACTCCCATGTGACCTCCGCTACCTTTTCAGAACTATTAGGTATTTATGGAAATCATTTTCTTTTCCAGGATTTTAGAAGACGTCTTGCCAAAGCGTTAGCGATACAAGATTTCTTCGAGAAAATGTCTCCTAAGTGAAGAGGTCGCATAACTTAAGAAGAATCAGCCTTATGTAGTTAATTTTAAAGCACTTCAGCTGGTTTGCTTCAGAGCCCGGGTCCGCTTCAAGCTTTGTTGGCTTCGAAGACCTCTCTCTCCCCAATGAGACTGTAAACATCAACCAAGAGAAAGGCTGACAGTCATAAAATAATTCCCGTGGAAAGCTTTATAAACTCAGAATGGAACctataagcgatgggctagcaacctgttacatTTCTGATTCTtgtagctaaacgtggcctttaagtcttttgtatcttggctctgtctacccgtaaaGAAATGACAAAAGACAAAAATACTACTAGATGTTCAGATTCCCAAAAAAGCGAAGACCTAAGGAACAACTAGTTAATAATTTCTCATGTAAATATTGTACATTTTTacgtttaatttttgtaaattttggcGCCAAATTCTCGCTTCCTATCAGTATTACACATACCATAGATgttactacatacatagacATGTTAGATTaaagtttgtatatttttgtatctcTCTAGTCAgggtgtaaataaatattttttaattaattcagaaATTGATTTTCACTTCTCAAAGTTATTCCTATTacctattataaatgtaaaattaactaggcctaaatttaaataaaccgattaaaataaactttggtAAAGATAAGTATAAATCCCGTATCAGCGGGAATGAAATCAACAGATCGATCACAACCCATCtggaataattataaaaaataattggggAGGTGGCTCGCTTTATACGAGATGaagtggcaagtgaaaagatctctacctacctctccgggaaaaaggcgtgattttatgtatgtattcttggGGAGCGTCTGTCTTACCAAATAAAGGATCGTGGGCGAACacgcaccctgggctcctttccagagaGGGGAGTCCTAAAGCCAGGAGTCCCAAAGTGACGAGTTTATAGTTTATCgagcgaaaaactatcgctgttccgtttcacgtcataataaaaggcgaaacagcgatagtttgcGTGATAAATAAACGGGGGCagtataacaataaaacaaccATAATTctaatacattaaatatttatttgatattcttataaataagaaGGCATTACAAGGCTGGACGACATTTGTACTGTAGACTGGGACGAATGGCCCACGGGTGGGACACTGTTGGCCACGTATTAAATACAGAGTGTTaaaaaggtttatatctataattaagaattaatttaaaagaaatttagattaatttaattcaattctatcattaggccacacagctgaacgtggcctttcagactttgcgagactgttggctttatctaccctgtaagggataaagacgtgattatatgtatgtattaatttaatctaatttcgattaaaatattaataaatcataaataaaatgtttaaagttGCTGGTTTGAAAAAGCATATCTTCTCTCTCACTCTAACCCTGAAGTTGAGCATAATGTAAGAGGGAGAAAACAAGAGATATTTTTGTCAACTATGTACattatatttcaatacatatatgtacattgaaATTCTAATAATACCCACGACGTATTTTcggtattttctttttaagagTTTTGTAGAAACTGCagcttaacaataaaaaaggtaCAATGGCCAGTATAAAACATATACCCTTTTTTACACCTTGTAACTTAAAGGGAACAATAAAAGCGATTATGAACACATTTCTAAGAATTGAAacagtgaaaaatattattatttacaaataataaagtaaaaacgCACGCacaacgtacctttattttgtcTCTGACGTCCcgaaaaaataaaggtaagtaCGTTACGTTATACCcgaactatttataaatagtatcaTTCAAAgccaaagtttaaaatcagttaaaaagtacaataaatggactaacatttaataataactttattaagtGACTTGCAGTTGTGtgtattaaagttaaaattaaaaaaattgagccAACAGTGACCATAcgtgatattttattacaattaacaGAAATCTGTTGTTAGAGATTACAGCGGCCGGCGCGTAAGTTGACCTATCTGACGTGCGATATATGCCACAGGGTTTTATACCAATACGTGCACCTTGTAGAACAGTTGACACATTTTTGGTGCGCATCTTAGATCAAATACTTCGAgtaaaatcaaacaaaaattagTCGGTACTTTTTTTCCgccattttaaatttgttaccTTTCAAAAatggattttaatatttttcaataaagcactcatatattgttttattatttgacaatTGTGAGctttattataacattttaagaTCTATTTTGGAACGTAcggaattttttttgtttagataGTGGAATAAACCCGCATTTGACGCCATTTTGGTTCATATTATGCACCGGGCACTGCTTGTTTTAACATCAAGCGTAGGAGCGATATCCGATTCGTCAATTTAAAACTTCAACGTTGAAAATCAACCAATCGAAACACTGCTTTCGTTGCGACGAAACATGATTGGTGGATATAGTTCatagactttttatttttatagacaaGACATTGCTTTGCGCA
The DNA window shown above is from Amyelois transitella isolate CPQ chromosome 30, ilAmyTran1.1, whole genome shotgun sequence and carries:
- the LOC106138903 gene encoding transcription factor ETV7, with the translated sequence MTFTSPQEKMPSQTRCDRVPPTDGAWPFFGLHEDDLPLDPRSWGRAEVGRWVASRGGLPERFPMNGKALCLMSKDMFSARVPHNGHVLYQDFRRRLAKALAIQDFFEKMSPK